The proteins below are encoded in one region of Candidatus Schekmanbacteria bacterium RIFCSPLOWO2_02_FULL_38_14:
- a CDS encoding nucleoside-diphosphate kinase, with protein sequence MATERSLVMVKPDGVAKGAAGDIISRFEKAGLRLIGLKMIHMEKRKAEGFYIVHRERPFYNDLTNFMSSGPTVVIALEGEGAIAKIRDMMGPTDSKKALKGTIRGEWGTDVEKNAVHGSDSKESASFEIPYFFNRLELF encoded by the coding sequence ATGGCAACAGAGAGATCTCTTGTAATGGTTAAGCCTGATGGAGTCGCAAAAGGAGCAGCTGGAGATATTATTTCAAGGTTTGAGAAAGCCGGCTTAAGGCTTATTGGTCTCAAGATGATTCATATGGAAAAAAGAAAAGCTGAAGGCTTTTATATTGTCCACAGGGAAAGACCTTTCTATAATGACCTCACAAACTTTATGTCCTCAGGTCCAACTGTTGTAATAGCGCTTGAAGGAGAAGGTGCAATTGCAAAAATACGTGATATGATGGGACCAACAGATTCAAAGAAAGCGCTTAAAGGAACTATCAGGGGTGAGTGGGGAACTGATGTTGAAAAAAATGCTGTTCATGGTTCTGACTCAAAGGAATCTGCAAGCTTTGAAATACCTTATTTTTTTAACAGACTTGAACTTTTTTGA